The following are encoded together in the Candidatus Binataceae bacterium genome:
- a CDS encoding acyl-CoA dehydrogenase family protein, which yields MDFGFSEEQEMLRDAAKRFLADNCSTKFVRQMMADPTAHDAAFWSKLVGQGWPGLLIPAQYGGADGTFLDMTVIVEELGKALIPGPFFAAALLGAPVFLEGASDALKKEFLPKMAEGKFIATVAIAEAAGRFDAGGIELKAAKKGAGYTLSGEKFFVPDAQVADAIVVAARTGSGTGQNGITLLCVPTTEKGVIITQLKTVDMTRRVCHVKFDQVQADTVIGKENEGWTVLARVLDVATAALSTEMVGTAQKALDIAVEYAKTRVQFGKPIGSFQAIKHKCVDMMVAVENARSLAYYAAWTVDERVPEAGTAVPMAKAYASDMAKNVTSEAIQVHGGIGFTWEHDMHLYHRRALAGEANLGNAPIHRETVAKSLLS from the coding sequence TTGGATTTTGGCTTTTCAGAAGAACAGGAAATGTTGCGCGACGCGGCCAAACGGTTTCTCGCCGACAATTGTTCGACCAAATTTGTCCGGCAGATGATGGCTGACCCGACGGCTCACGACGCCGCCTTCTGGAGCAAGCTGGTCGGCCAGGGTTGGCCGGGCCTGCTGATTCCCGCGCAATATGGCGGCGCCGACGGCACGTTCCTCGATATGACGGTGATCGTCGAGGAGCTCGGCAAGGCGCTGATTCCTGGGCCATTCTTCGCCGCCGCGCTGCTCGGCGCTCCGGTCTTTCTCGAAGGCGCTTCCGACGCACTGAAGAAAGAATTTTTGCCCAAGATGGCCGAGGGCAAGTTTATCGCCACCGTCGCGATCGCCGAAGCGGCGGGGCGTTTTGATGCCGGCGGGATCGAGCTCAAGGCAGCGAAAAAGGGCGCGGGCTATACGCTCAGCGGCGAAAAGTTCTTCGTTCCCGACGCCCAGGTCGCCGACGCGATCGTGGTGGCGGCGCGAACAGGCTCCGGCACCGGGCAGAACGGTATCACGCTGCTATGCGTTCCGACGACGGAGAAGGGCGTCATCATCACCCAGCTCAAGACCGTCGATATGACGCGGCGCGTATGTCATGTGAAATTCGATCAGGTTCAGGCCGACACAGTGATCGGCAAGGAAAACGAGGGCTGGACGGTGCTGGCGCGGGTGCTCGACGTCGCGACGGCGGCGCTCTCCACCGAGATGGTCGGGACAGCGCAAAAGGCGCTGGATATCGCGGTCGAGTACGCGAAAACCCGCGTTCAGTTCGGCAAGCCGATCGGTTCGTTTCAGGCGATCAAGCACAAGTGCGTCGATATGATGGTCGCAGTCGAGAACGCGCGATCGCTGGCCTATTACGCCGCCTGGACGGTTGACGAGCGCGTGCCCGAGGCCGGCACCGCGGTCCCGATGGCGAAGGCTTACGCGTCCGACATGGCGAAGAATGTCACCTCGGAGGCGATCCAGGTGCACGGCGGTATCGGCTTTACCTGGGAGCACGACATGCACCTTTATCATCGTCGCGCACTGGCGGGCGAGGCTAATCTGGGCAACGCCCCGATCCATCGCGAGACCGTGGCGAAGTCGCTGCTGAGTTAA
- a CDS encoding oligopeptide transporter, OPT family produces MVGGAATLWRLRRSITGGIAESSRLMRAGDAAARVPREALDLPPRVIAIAVALCLPAITVIIYRLSGSLGLSVALALLLVLIGFFASAVAGYLTGVVGASNNPVSGVTIIVLLAIALMLKLGGVSAALGPRLAILSGAVVCVAAAMAGDSLHDLATGFHLRATPRALEIAVLSGAAVSAFVMAPILNLLIRAYGIAGTPAAGAHALSAPQAFLMAKVADGVFFGGLPWGTIAVGAALATMLLISDRALDRGGYGWRTPVMPVAIGLYLPFGLGVTILAGALGGLLFRRQRDAQAGPGLLIAAGMIAGEALTGVASGALITAGIRLPLF; encoded by the coding sequence GTGGTCGGCGGGGCGGCAACCTTGTGGCGCTTGCGCCGCTCCATCACGGGCGGGATCGCGGAGAGTTCGCGCCTGATGCGCGCAGGCGACGCCGCGGCGCGCGTCCCGCGCGAGGCCCTCGACCTGCCGCCGCGGGTCATCGCGATCGCGGTCGCGCTCTGCCTGCCGGCGATCACCGTCATCATTTACCGTTTGAGCGGCAGCCTCGGGCTCAGCGTGGCGCTCGCGCTGCTGCTCGTGCTGATCGGATTTTTTGCGTCAGCCGTCGCCGGCTATCTGACCGGCGTGGTCGGAGCCTCGAACAATCCGGTCTCGGGCGTGACGATTATAGTGCTGCTGGCGATCGCCCTGATGCTCAAATTGGGCGGCGTGAGCGCCGCGCTCGGGCCGCGCCTCGCGATCCTCTCCGGCGCGGTGGTTTGTGTCGCGGCCGCGATGGCCGGCGACTCCCTGCACGATCTCGCCACCGGGTTTCATTTGCGCGCGACGCCGCGCGCGCTCGAAATCGCGGTGCTCAGCGGCGCCGCCGTCTCGGCCTTCGTGATGGCGCCGATTCTGAATCTGCTGATCCGCGCCTACGGCATCGCCGGAACGCCGGCCGCCGGCGCGCACGCACTCTCCGCACCCCAGGCTTTCCTGATGGCCAAGGTGGCTGACGGCGTCTTCTTCGGCGGTCTGCCGTGGGGCACGATCGCGGTGGGCGCGGCGCTCGCGACCATGCTCCTGATCAGCGATCGCGCCTTGGATCGAGGCGGCTATGGCTGGCGCACGCCGGTGATGCCGGTGGCGATCGGGCTGTACCTGCCCTTCGGACTCGGAGTGACAATTCTCGCCGGTGCGCTTGGGGGGCTGCTCTTCCGTCGGCAGCGCGACGCACAGGCGGGCCCGGGGCTTCTGATTGCGGCCGGCATGATCGCGGGCGAAGCGTTGACCGGGGTCGCGAGCGGCGCACTGATCACGGCCGGTATCAGGCTGCCACTGTTCTAG
- a CDS encoding FIST N-terminal domain-containing protein has product MIRAGAGYSVAANPRTAAVEATQSALRNAGLRTADAVICFASSKHGGAFPLLVRTVGEVAGTAEVAGCGSIGVIAGGREIESGHGVAALVMGAEEITVSRFFVPQLRQRSREVALELAVAVRPRLGPNNLLCLFADTYNLEPEPFIATLAAELPGVTLVGGGASEDGAIGETFQFCGDVVSSNSVSATLLAGDLHVSVGAALACAPIGPIRRVTAARDNVILELDGRRAYDVFAEAAGPLMSDIRRASAFMFLGVPVAPAAERLERGAFFVRNITGVSAEHGALAVAHRPAVGDRVGFVLRDAERSRNELKAMLEMLSAPGQPRPAFGLYFNCVSRGSGLYNLPDHDSAYIGQHFGDLPIAGLFTGFEIGPLAGAAGLLQYSGVLALISEPPA; this is encoded by the coding sequence CGGGCGCAGGTTATTCGGTCGCCGCTAATCCACGGACCGCGGCAGTGGAAGCGACGCAGTCGGCGCTGCGAAATGCCGGGCTGCGCACGGCCGACGCCGTCATCTGTTTTGCCAGCAGCAAGCACGGCGGCGCTTTCCCGCTGCTGGTGCGCACGGTAGGGGAAGTAGCCGGGACGGCCGAGGTGGCGGGCTGCGGCAGTATCGGCGTAATCGCCGGCGGCCGCGAGATCGAATCAGGTCACGGCGTCGCGGCTTTGGTGATGGGCGCCGAGGAGATTACGGTTTCGCGGTTTTTCGTGCCGCAATTACGGCAGCGCTCGCGCGAAGTCGCACTCGAACTGGCGGTGGCGGTGCGCCCGCGGCTCGGCCCGAACAATCTGCTCTGCCTCTTCGCCGACACTTACAACCTCGAACCCGAACCGTTCATCGCGACGCTCGCAGCCGAGCTGCCGGGCGTGACTCTGGTCGGCGGCGGCGCCAGCGAGGACGGCGCAATTGGCGAGACTTTTCAGTTCTGCGGCGACGTCGTCAGCTCGAATTCGGTCTCCGCGACGCTGCTTGCCGGCGACCTTCACGTCAGCGTCGGCGCGGCGCTGGCCTGCGCACCGATTGGGCCGATCCGCCGCGTAACCGCAGCGCGCGACAATGTAATTCTCGAACTTGACGGGCGGCGCGCCTATGACGTTTTCGCCGAAGCCGCCGGTCCCTTGATGAGTGATATTCGTCGAGCCTCGGCGTTTATGTTTCTCGGCGTGCCGGTCGCACCGGCCGCCGAACGCCTTGAGCGCGGCGCCTTTTTCGTGCGCAACATCACCGGAGTCAGCGCCGAGCATGGCGCGCTCGCCGTGGCGCATCGGCCCGCGGTCGGCGATCGCGTGGGCTTTGTTCTGCGCGATGCCGAACGGTCGCGCAACGAACTCAAAGCGATGCTCGAAATGCTGAGCGCGCCGGGTCAGCCAAGGCCGGCTTTCGGACTCTACTTCAATTGCGTTTCGCGGGGCTCCGGACTCTACAACCTGCCGGATCACGATTCCGCCTATATCGGGCAGCACTTCGGCGACCTTCCGATCGCCGGGCTCTTTACCGGATTCGAGATTGGGCCGCTTGCCGGCGCTGCCGGACTGCTCCAGTACAGCGGCGTGTTGGCGCTGATCTCGGAGCCGCCGGCATGA
- a CDS encoding acyl-CoA dehydrogenase family protein, which produces MSYMTEERSMIQDAARNFAMNEVLPVANKLDPVEGDIPMELRNKMGELGYFGILIPEDYGGLGLGCFEYALVAEELARGWMSVASIIARGNGIWGDITEEQKKLYFPKMARGEFLGAFSLSEPDAGSDLANVSCRATRDGDDYVINGTKTWCTFADGADFIHLFARTSPPEGKRRHVGITQFMIEKERGKLPPGCSGTPIRKIGYFGWRTWELHFDNCRIPATTMLGGEGRGFYTMMAFLEVARVHTAARAIGLARGSLEDSLVYATRRSQFKRPIAEFQAIRFKLAEMAANIEAARALMYAVASDVDSKKRCDKEASMVKWFATEMAERVTSDGLQIHGGYGYTKDLPLERYWRDARLTKIFEGTSQIQLRIISDRLLGGMPE; this is translated from the coding sequence ATGAGTTATATGACCGAAGAACGCAGCATGATTCAGGATGCGGCGCGCAACTTCGCCATGAACGAAGTTCTGCCGGTCGCCAACAAGCTCGACCCGGTCGAGGGCGACATCCCGATGGAGCTGCGCAACAAGATGGGCGAGCTCGGCTACTTCGGCATCCTGATTCCCGAGGACTACGGCGGGCTGGGGCTCGGCTGCTTCGAGTACGCGCTGGTGGCCGAGGAGCTGGCGCGCGGCTGGATGAGCGTCGCGAGCATCATCGCGCGCGGCAACGGCATCTGGGGCGACATCACGGAGGAACAGAAAAAGCTGTATTTTCCGAAGATGGCGCGCGGCGAGTTCCTCGGCGCCTTCTCGCTCTCGGAGCCCGACGCCGGCTCGGACCTCGCCAACGTCTCGTGCCGCGCGACGCGCGACGGCGACGACTACGTCATCAACGGCACCAAGACTTGGTGCACTTTTGCCGACGGCGCCGACTTCATCCATCTGTTTGCACGGACCTCGCCGCCCGAGGGCAAGCGCCGCCATGTCGGCATCACGCAATTCATGATCGAGAAGGAGCGCGGCAAGCTGCCGCCCGGATGCAGCGGGACGCCGATCCGCAAGATCGGCTATTTCGGTTGGCGGACCTGGGAGCTGCACTTCGACAACTGCCGCATCCCGGCCACGACGATGCTCGGCGGCGAGGGCCGCGGCTTTTACACGATGATGGCGTTTCTCGAAGTCGCCCGCGTGCATACTGCGGCGCGGGCGATCGGGCTGGCGCGCGGCTCACTCGAGGACTCGCTGGTCTATGCGACCCGTCGCTCGCAGTTCAAACGGCCGATCGCGGAATTCCAGGCGATTCGCTTCAAACTCGCCGAGATGGCGGCGAATATCGAGGCGGCGCGCGCATTGATGTACGCCGTCGCCAGCGACGTTGACAGCAAGAAACGCTGTGACAAGGAAGCCTCGATGGTCAAGTGGTTCGCTACTGAGATGGCGGAGCGGGTGACCAGCGACGGTTTGCAGATTCACGGCGGCTACGGCTACACCAAGGACCTCCCGCTCGAGCGCTACTGGCGGGACGCGCGGCTGACGAAAATCTTTGAGGGGACGTCGCAAATTCAACTGCGGATCATCTCGGATCGCCTGCTCGGAGGGATGCCCGAATGA
- a CDS encoding ammonium transporter codes for MSRSKKSLRSRITLLVTAVAAVSATTLLFVVSAGAADQVASISAGDTAWVLTSSAFVLMMTAPGLALFYAGMVRRKNVLATLMQSFFLVALISVQWALFGYSLAFSPWHGLIGGLQWASLANVSATQAYPWYAPTIPHQAYMVFQCMFAVITPALITGAFAERISFKGFVVFSMLWTTLIYDPLAHWVWAVDGWLHQLGALDFAGGTVVHISSGVSALAAVLMIGRRRGYPHEPVHPNNLTMTLTGAGLLWVGWFGFNAGSALAANGLAVSAFVATNLGAAAATLSWICVEWWLSGKPTVLGAASGAVAGLVAITPGSGFVGPMSAIVIGLIAGALCYGAVRIKSWFFYDDALDVVGVHGVGGIWGALATGLFANVAVNSAGANGLFYGNPHQFLIQVVAVAASVLFAFGGSLILLKITDALVGLRVDAEAEQLGLDLSEHEENAYALEA; via the coding sequence ATGTCGAGATCAAAAAAGAGCCTGCGTTCGCGAATCACCCTACTCGTAACCGCCGTCGCCGCCGTGAGCGCAACCACGCTGCTTTTTGTCGTTTCGGCCGGGGCCGCCGATCAGGTCGCGTCGATCAGCGCCGGCGACACGGCCTGGGTGCTGACCTCTTCGGCCTTCGTCCTGATGATGACAGCGCCGGGACTGGCGCTGTTTTATGCCGGCATGGTGCGGCGCAAGAACGTCCTCGCCACACTCATGCAAAGCTTTTTTCTGGTCGCCTTGATCTCGGTGCAGTGGGCGCTGTTCGGCTACAGCCTGGCCTTCTCGCCCTGGCACGGGCTTATCGGCGGCCTGCAGTGGGCGAGTCTGGCGAACGTCAGCGCAACCCAAGCTTATCCTTGGTATGCGCCAACGATTCCACATCAGGCCTACATGGTGTTTCAGTGCATGTTCGCTGTAATTACGCCGGCGCTGATCACCGGGGCCTTCGCCGAGCGGATTTCTTTCAAAGGGTTTGTGGTTTTCAGCATGCTCTGGACCACTCTGATATATGACCCGCTCGCGCATTGGGTGTGGGCGGTTGACGGCTGGCTGCATCAACTCGGCGCGCTCGATTTTGCGGGTGGCACCGTCGTCCACATCTCGTCCGGCGTTTCCGCGCTCGCCGCGGTTCTGATGATCGGACGCCGCCGCGGCTATCCGCATGAGCCGGTCCACCCAAACAATTTGACGATGACCTTAACCGGGGCCGGGCTGCTTTGGGTCGGATGGTTCGGCTTCAATGCCGGCAGTGCGCTTGCCGCCAACGGTCTGGCGGTTTCCGCCTTTGTCGCAACCAACCTTGGGGCAGCGGCGGCGACGCTATCATGGATCTGCGTGGAATGGTGGCTTTCCGGCAAGCCGACTGTGTTGGGAGCCGCGAGCGGGGCCGTAGCTGGTTTGGTCGCAATTACGCCCGGCTCCGGCTTTGTTGGGCCGATGTCCGCGATCGTTATCGGCCTGATAGCCGGAGCGCTCTGCTATGGCGCTGTGAGGATAAAGTCGTGGTTTTTCTACGACGACGCGCTGGACGTTGTCGGAGTGCATGGAGTAGGCGGGATTTGGGGTGCGCTGGCAACGGGGCTCTTCGCCAACGTCGCGGTCAATTCTGCGGGCGCCAACGGGCTCTTTTATGGTAATCCGCACCAATTCCTGATTCAGGTTGTGGCGGTCGCCGCGAGCGTCTTGTTTGCCTTTGGCGGTAGCCTGATCCTGCTCAAGATCACCGACGCCTTGGTCGGTTTGCGCGTGGACGCCGAAGCCGAGCAACTTGGCCTCGACCTCAGCGAACACGAAGAGAATGCGTATGCCCTGGAAGCGTGA
- a CDS encoding CoA ester lyase encodes MRLRRCELSTPGSNEKMIEKALGSNADVVFLDLEDAVAPNQKVEARGKVIKALKTLDWGRKTRAVRMNNIETEYAYQDVIEVAENAGEQLDVIIIPKVKAARDIFWVDTLLTQIETRLKRKHKIALECLIEEVEALINVEEIAKSSRRLEAIIFGPGDFSASQGVRMGKTIGGSITTYPGDIWHYARSKIVVAARAAGIEAIDGPYADFKNPAGYREEAIRSATMGFAGKWAIHPSQIELANEMFSPSQEEIDRARQLEAAYAKAEAEGLGAVTFDGVMIDAASVRIIRNVIDKANLIGL; translated from the coding sequence ATGCGCTTACGCCGATGCGAGCTGTCGACCCCGGGCAGTAATGAAAAGATGATCGAAAAGGCACTCGGCTCGAACGCCGACGTGGTTTTTCTCGATCTCGAAGACGCGGTCGCGCCCAACCAGAAGGTTGAGGCGCGCGGCAAAGTGATCAAAGCGCTCAAGACCCTCGACTGGGGCAGAAAAACTCGCGCCGTCCGCATGAACAATATCGAGACCGAGTACGCCTACCAGGACGTGATCGAAGTCGCCGAGAATGCGGGCGAGCAGCTCGACGTGATCATCATTCCGAAGGTCAAGGCGGCGCGCGACATCTTCTGGGTCGATACCCTGCTGACGCAGATCGAGACGCGGCTCAAGCGCAAGCACAAGATCGCGCTCGAATGCCTGATCGAGGAGGTCGAGGCGCTAATCAACGTCGAGGAGATCGCGAAATCGTCGCGACGGCTGGAGGCGATTATCTTCGGGCCGGGCGATTTCAGTGCTTCGCAGGGCGTGCGGATGGGAAAGACTATCGGCGGCTCGATCACGACCTACCCGGGCGACATCTGGCACTACGCGCGCAGCAAGATCGTCGTCGCGGCGCGCGCCGCCGGCATCGAAGCGATCGACGGCCCCTATGCGGACTTCAAGAACCCGGCGGGCTATCGCGAGGAGGCGATCCGCTCGGCGACGATGGGTTTTGCGGGCAAGTGGGCGATCCATCCGAGCCAGATTGAATTAGCCAACGAGATGTTCTCGCCATCGCAAGAAGAGATCGATCGCGCGCGCCAGCTCGAAGCCGCTTACGCCAAGGCCGAAGCCGAGGGCCTCGGCGCGGTCACCTTCGACGGCGTGATGATCGACGCCGCCTCAGTGCGGATCATCCGCAACGTAATCGACAAGGCGAACCTGATCGGGCTCTGA
- a CDS encoding MaoC family dehydratase: MSDDFRSRAKKLPKGNLFEDFTLGQVFAHHWGRTLNPSDNALFTTLTLSYNPLYFNAPYARAHGHRQPVVNPMLVFATVFGLSVEDLSEAGGLFLGVDSLTFHRPVYPGATLIARSTVVDKRESASRPEHGIVSWHTEGFLIDELGNKSDGEIRVVDFRRSNLIPKRGPGA; the protein is encoded by the coding sequence ATGAGTGACGATTTCCGCTCGCGGGCAAAGAAGCTCCCGAAGGGCAATCTGTTCGAGGATTTCACCCTCGGCCAAGTCTTTGCGCATCACTGGGGGCGCACTTTGAATCCGAGCGACAATGCCCTCTTCACAACCCTGACGCTGAGCTACAACCCGCTCTATTTCAACGCGCCGTATGCGCGCGCGCATGGCCATCGCCAACCGGTGGTGAATCCGATGCTGGTTTTTGCAACGGTTTTCGGACTTTCGGTCGAGGATCTCAGCGAGGCGGGCGGGCTGTTCCTGGGCGTCGATAGCCTGACGTTCCATCGACCGGTCTATCCTGGGGCGACGCTTATCGCGCGCAGCACGGTGGTCGATAAGCGGGAATCGGCGAGCCGTCCCGAACACGGGATCGTGAGCTGGCATACAGAGGGCTTTTTGATTGACGAACTTGGCAATAAGTCAGACGGTGAAATTCGCGTCGTCGATTTCCGCCGCTCCAACCTGATTCCGAAGCGAGGTCCGGGCGCATGA
- a CDS encoding MaoC family dehydratase: MSIEAAALTARNNYFEDFNLGDVFEHARGKTVEGLENVLITNLVLNTAQAHFNEHLSESLPQKHRIVFGGVTASIVIGLAMQDTGENAVEEVGLDKVRFRVPVLHGDTLYAFTEVVAKEAEPADARGHREVGLVHFRHWGVNQRNETVFEGERTTLIKKRSFTTDGLALHDEVAIAAPVTRRRPAAKAQRRAVKRALPAAIKAPRSLKGVKFRPKNRPKKRR, from the coding sequence ATGAGTATCGAGGCGGCCGCGCTGACGGCGCGCAATAATTACTTCGAGGATTTCAACCTCGGCGACGTTTTCGAACACGCTCGCGGCAAGACCGTCGAGGGACTCGAGAACGTGCTCATCACGAATCTCGTGCTCAACACCGCCCAGGCGCACTTCAACGAGCATCTGTCGGAGTCGCTGCCGCAAAAGCATCGGATCGTTTTCGGCGGCGTCACGGCGTCGATCGTGATTGGCCTTGCGATGCAGGATACGGGCGAGAACGCGGTCGAGGAGGTCGGGCTTGATAAGGTGCGCTTCCGCGTCCCGGTCCTGCACGGCGATACGCTCTACGCGTTTACCGAAGTCGTTGCGAAAGAAGCAGAGCCCGCCGACGCGCGCGGTCATCGCGAAGTCGGGCTGGTCCATTTCCGCCACTGGGGAGTGAATCAGCGCAATGAGACCGTCTTCGAGGGCGAACGCACGACGCTGATCAAAAAACGCTCGTTCACGACCGACGGACTCGCCCTCCACGACGAGGTGGCGATTGCAGCGCCGGTCACACGGCGGCGTCCGGCGGCGAAAGCGCAGCGGCGTGCGGTCAAGCGCGCGCTGCCCGCGGCGATCAAGGCGCCGCGCTCGTTGAAAGGCGTCAAATTCAGGCCAAAGAACCGGCCGAAAAAACGCCGCTAA
- a CDS encoding DUF1329 domain-containing protein, protein MAIGLVIALLPSLGWSQSTDRSEIDAWLKGSATQADVPIGTKITAANWQQFQYAMPLGMDKLWEGKYFWKMPPGAEIDVAAAKYNALPKSWLDATEKYGAQTTVEVLPNGHYVMHNYHGGTPFPNPQEPNKGWKILANTFWAYQPAVYVNAVGDNYGSVWALDRYGNVNQTKLDVVYRWSDYITDPNFPTTLNYAPGTWYTEWLMEESPEQARYTASLNLFYTDQEKAPFPDTYVFVPALRRSLRLASTARCSPVFGFDWTYDDAKTNGFNGSTSIYTGNFLGDRKLLTLAHFNQDGAIFPDGYLMPLGFPKPSWGAWEQRPHAIADVTRIPSEAAGYCYSSRILYADREHWNGNWVDLFDSNHKLWKSIAYYNDASDNVPGLGHSWDGVSSMAMDFQNGHQTIWSGFGNDKKIKPYLGINAPKEYLDGVKYGSPSGLQMIMR, encoded by the coding sequence ATGGCAATCGGGCTGGTTATTGCCCTATTGCCCTCGCTGGGCTGGTCGCAATCGACCGACCGCAGTGAAATTGATGCATGGCTGAAGGGATCGGCGACTCAGGCGGACGTTCCGATCGGCACGAAGATCACCGCCGCCAACTGGCAGCAGTTCCAGTACGCGATGCCACTCGGCATGGATAAGCTGTGGGAGGGCAAGTATTTCTGGAAAATGCCTCCCGGAGCTGAGATCGATGTCGCAGCGGCGAAGTATAACGCCTTGCCGAAGAGCTGGCTGGATGCGACCGAAAAGTATGGCGCGCAGACTACGGTAGAAGTCCTACCCAATGGCCATTACGTGATGCATAACTATCACGGCGGAACGCCCTTTCCGAATCCGCAGGAGCCCAACAAGGGCTGGAAAATCCTCGCCAACACCTTCTGGGCCTACCAGCCGGCGGTTTACGTGAATGCAGTCGGGGACAATTATGGCTCGGTGTGGGCGCTGGATCGTTACGGCAACGTTAATCAGACCAAGCTTGACGTGGTCTATCGCTGGAGCGACTACATTACTGACCCGAACTTTCCGACGACTCTGAACTATGCCCCGGGCACCTGGTACACCGAGTGGCTGATGGAAGAATCACCGGAACAGGCGCGTTACACGGCGTCGCTCAACCTGTTCTACACCGATCAGGAAAAGGCTCCCTTCCCGGACACCTACGTGTTCGTGCCGGCGCTGCGCCGTTCACTGCGCTTGGCCAGCACCGCGCGCTGCTCGCCGGTGTTCGGCTTTGACTGGACTTACGATGATGCGAAGACCAATGGCTTCAACGGCAGCACCTCGATCTATACCGGTAACTTCCTCGGCGACCGCAAGCTGCTGACGCTGGCGCACTTCAATCAGGATGGCGCGATCTTCCCTGACGGCTACCTGATGCCGCTGGGCTTCCCGAAGCCGAGTTGGGGCGCGTGGGAACAGCGTCCGCATGCGATTGCTGACGTGACCCGCATACCAAGCGAAGCGGCGGGCTACTGCTATTCGAGCCGCATCCTCTACGCGGATCGCGAGCACTGGAATGGCAACTGGGTTGATCTGTTCGACTCGAACCACAAGCTGTGGAAGTCAATTGCGTATTACAACGACGCGTCGGACAACGTACCCGGGCTTGGTCATAGCTGGGACGGCGTTTCCTCGATGGCGATGGATTTCCAGAATGGCCATCAGACCATCTGGTCGGGATTTGGCAATGACAAGAAGATCAAGCCTTATCTCGGCATCAACGCGCCCAAGGAATACCTCGACGGCGTCAAGTATGGCAGTCCGTCAGGTCTTCAGATGATCATGCGTTAA
- a CDS encoding DUF202 domain-containing protein, which produces MSQLAPSGRAAGALCEAAGRPPEPPPKRDPRVYFAAERTFLAWIRTGLALMGFGFVVARFGLFLKELGETHPEFRISSFGFSLGLGTGLIVIGVFVNLYSMLHYRGLLARLNQGREVVGRPSLIATLVPVSLALCGVAMAIYLVAIH; this is translated from the coding sequence ATGAGTCAGCTCGCGCCCAGCGGTCGCGCCGCCGGTGCGCTCTGCGAAGCGGCGGGGCGGCCACCCGAGCCTCCGCCGAAAAGAGATCCGCGGGTTTATTTCGCCGCGGAGCGAACCTTCCTGGCCTGGATCCGCACCGGATTGGCTTTAATGGGCTTCGGCTTCGTGGTCGCGCGCTTCGGGCTCTTTCTCAAGGAATTGGGCGAGACCCATCCGGAGTTTCGCATCAGTTCATTCGGCTTCTCACTCGGTCTTGGCACCGGACTGATCGTGATCGGAGTGTTCGTAAATCTTTACTCGATGCTTCATTATCGCGGTCTCCTCGCTCGCCTCAATCAGGGGCGCGAGGTCGTCGGACGTCCGTCGCTGATCGCGACGTTGGTGCCTGTGAGCCTGGCGCTGTGCGGGGTGGCGATGGCGATCTATCTGGTCGCGATACATTAA